In one window of Primulina tabacum isolate GXHZ01 chromosome 8, ASM2559414v2, whole genome shotgun sequence DNA:
- the LOC142553894 gene encoding uncharacterized protein LOC142553894, whose protein sequence is MGLVRGLVLPRLSVVLLFLLLRVTGAQSPPSPTSLSLFSNARALDALLQDYAYQAFVRPRTGVVYDGAVPSNLSGIQVSAMRLRSGSLRTKGVSTYKQFEIPKGVKGQPYTERLVLVYQNLGNWSMVYYPLPGYTYLSPILGLLAYDAADLMARNLPVLDIKASGQPISIKFLGLQSVPEGSVPKCASFDLNGSVSFSRVLSDNICTTFQQGHFSIAVESISPAPAPFSSPPPPPPPPQRVISGTPDEQEGSNNSKVWIIVGSVVGGFALLIILGLVIVWLCKYKHRKKMHQMERAADVGEALHMTTVGSTKAPAATGTRTQPTLETEYIP, encoded by the coding sequence ATGGGACTTGTTAGAGGTCTGGTACTGCCTCGTCTCTCTGTTGTGTTGTTATTCTTGTTGCTGAGAGTCACTGGAGCTCAATCACCTCCATCTCCAACTTCTCTTTCATTGTTTAGTAATGCACGGGCACTAGATGCTCTCCTCCAAGACTATGCGTACCAGGCATTTGTGCGTCCACGAACCGGTGTTGTTTATGATGGAGCTGTCCCTTCTAATCTCTCTGGGATTCAGGTTTCGGCCATGAGACTCCGGAGTGGTAGCTTAAGGACGAAGGGTGTTAGTACGTACAAGCAGTTTGAGATTCCCAAGGGTGTTAAGGGACAGCCTTACACTGAGAGGCTTGTTTTGGTCTACCAGAATCTGGGCAATTGGTCTATGGTTTATTACCCCCTTCCTGGCTACACGTATTTGTCACCGATATTGGGCCTTCTAGCTTATGATGCTGCGGATCTTATGGCCAGAAACTTGCCTGTATTGGATATCAAGGCCTCTGGTCAACCCATATCTATCAAGTTTTTGGGATTACAGTCTGTGCCAGAAGGATCAGTTCCCAAGTGTGCTTCATTTGATTTAAACGGTTCAGTTAGTTTCTCTAGAGTGTTGTCAGATAATATCTGTACAACATTCCAACAGGGGCACTTCTCTATTGCAGTGGAATCAATTTCCCCTGCTCCTGCACCATTCTCCtcccctccaccaccaccaccaccaccgcaaCGAGTAATTAGTGGTACTCCAGATGAGCAGGAAGGGAGTAACAATTCCAAGGTCTGGATAATTGTGGGGTCAGTGGTAGGAGGATTTGCATTGTTAATTATTCTAGGACTCGTGATCGTGTGGCTATGCAAGTATAAACATAGGAAGAAAATGCATCAAATGGAGAGGGCAGCAGATGTGGGGGAGGCTTTGCATATGACCACTGTTGGAAGCACTAAAGCACCAGCAGCTACCGGAACAAGGACTCAACCAACGCTCGAGACCGAATATATACCCTG